From the genome of Amycolatopsis sp. NBC_01488, one region includes:
- a CDS encoding ABC transporter ATP-binding protein encodes MPEPILSVADLTKYFPVRTGVLFKRTIGQVKAVDGVSFDLLPGETLGVVGESGCGKSTLAQVLMRLEEPTGGTAKFEGRDIFSMRGSELRKLRREIQIVLQDPYTSLNPRMTVGDIVGEPFEIHSEVAPKGSRAKKVQELLDVVGLNPEHLNRYPHQFSGGQRQRIGIARALALRPKVIICDEPVSALDVSIQAQVMNLLGDLQGEFGLSYVFIAHDLSVVRHLSNRVAVMYLGKIVEIGTDEEIYERPSHPYTQALLSAVPVADPSVRGQRQVIRLTGDVPSPLDPPSGCRFRTRCWKAQDRCATEVPELIPRTDGHLSACHFAEQKSVVP; translated from the coding sequence GTGCCTGAGCCGATCCTTTCGGTCGCCGACCTGACCAAGTACTTCCCGGTGCGCACCGGCGTCCTGTTCAAGCGCACGATCGGCCAGGTCAAGGCCGTCGACGGCGTCTCGTTCGACCTGCTGCCGGGCGAGACGCTCGGCGTCGTCGGCGAGTCCGGCTGCGGCAAGTCCACTTTGGCCCAGGTCCTGATGCGCCTCGAAGAGCCGACCGGCGGCACCGCGAAGTTCGAGGGCCGCGACATCTTTTCGATGCGCGGCAGCGAACTGCGGAAGCTGCGGCGCGAGATCCAGATCGTGCTGCAGGACCCGTACACGTCCTTGAACCCGCGGATGACCGTCGGCGACATCGTCGGCGAGCCGTTCGAGATCCACTCCGAGGTTGCGCCGAAGGGCTCGCGGGCCAAGAAGGTGCAGGAGCTGCTGGACGTCGTCGGGCTCAACCCGGAGCACCTCAACCGCTACCCGCACCAGTTCTCCGGCGGGCAGCGCCAGCGCATCGGCATCGCGCGGGCGCTCGCGTTGCGCCCCAAGGTGATCATCTGCGACGAGCCGGTGTCCGCGTTGGACGTCTCGATCCAGGCGCAGGTGATGAACCTGCTGGGCGACCTGCAGGGCGAGTTCGGGCTGTCGTACGTGTTCATCGCGCACGACCTTTCGGTGGTGCGGCACCTGTCCAACCGGGTCGCGGTGATGTACCTCGGCAAGATCGTCGAAATCGGGACGGACGAAGAGATCTACGAGCGACCGTCCCACCCGTACACCCAGGCGCTGCTGTCGGCGGTACCCGTGGCGGATCCGTCGGTCCGCGGGCAGCGGCAGGTGATCCGGCTGACCGGCGACGTCCCGAGCCCGCTGGATCCCCCGTCCGGGTGCCGGTTCCGCACGCGCTGCTGGAAAGCGCAGGACCGCTGCGCCACCGAAGTGCCGGAGCTGATCCCCAGGACGGACGGCCACTTGTCAGCATGTCACTTCGCCGAGCAGAAGTCGGTTGTTCCATAA
- a CDS encoding S8 family serine peptidase, which yields MAVPLFGAISAVAVPVASAQPALSGPATEFTVLAKDVQSIGTAQQAIRAAGGTVLETNTAVGLIKASAPATGFAERVNANRAVFGAAKERVIGTAPKDGSPKTKPDAVEKEGAGAAAAPKAAAKKAQPIKTDPLDSQLWGQQAVRADLAHTVQRGDKRVKVGIIDTGVDGSHPDIAPNFDLADSRNFTKDIPTDVNGTVVDGPCEFRGCVDPADHDDNGHGTHVAGTIGAALNGFGVSGVAPNVTLVNVRAGQDSGFFFLQPTIDALTYAGDAGIDVVNMSFYTDPWLYNCTANPADSAAEQAEQRTIIEATSRALNYAYRKGVTSVVALGNQHTDLGAPQPDTTSPDYPSTSTHPRTIDNATCLNLPVEGPHTIGVSAFGPSQAKADYSNYGTEQISVSAPGGFFRDGFGTPWYRTLQNEILSTYPKNVGVAAGNIDADGNITPAGTTAGIQKATAADGRVGYYQWLQGTSMATPHATGVAALIVSQYGKPSHGGFGLSPDAVQRVLEGSASKIACPVPRTVDYLKEGRDATFTATCVGDPSFNGFYGHGAVDAYSAVTHGSQYLK from the coding sequence ATGGCCGTCCCGCTGTTCGGGGCGATCTCGGCCGTCGCGGTCCCGGTCGCGTCGGCGCAGCCCGCGCTGTCCGGCCCGGCGACCGAGTTCACCGTGCTCGCCAAGGACGTCCAGAGCATCGGCACCGCCCAGCAGGCCATCCGGGCCGCGGGCGGCACCGTGCTGGAGACCAACACCGCCGTCGGGCTGATCAAGGCCAGCGCCCCGGCCACCGGGTTCGCCGAGCGCGTCAACGCGAACCGGGCCGTGTTCGGCGCCGCGAAGGAGCGCGTGATCGGCACGGCGCCGAAGGACGGCTCTCCGAAGACCAAGCCGGACGCCGTCGAGAAGGAGGGCGCCGGGGCCGCCGCCGCGCCGAAGGCCGCCGCGAAGAAGGCACAGCCGATCAAGACCGACCCGCTCGACAGCCAGCTCTGGGGCCAGCAGGCCGTGCGCGCCGACCTCGCGCACACGGTGCAGCGCGGCGACAAGCGCGTCAAGGTCGGCATCATCGACACCGGCGTCGACGGCTCGCACCCCGACATCGCGCCGAACTTCGACCTCGCCGACTCGCGCAACTTCACCAAGGACATCCCGACCGACGTCAACGGCACCGTCGTCGACGGACCGTGCGAGTTCCGCGGCTGCGTCGACCCCGCCGACCACGACGACAACGGCCACGGCACCCACGTCGCGGGCACCATCGGTGCCGCGCTGAACGGCTTCGGCGTCTCCGGCGTCGCGCCGAACGTGACGCTGGTGAACGTCCGCGCCGGCCAGGACTCCGGGTTCTTCTTCCTGCAGCCGACCATCGACGCACTGACCTACGCCGGCGACGCGGGCATCGACGTGGTCAACATGTCGTTCTACACCGACCCGTGGCTGTACAACTGCACGGCGAACCCGGCCGACTCCGCCGCGGAGCAGGCCGAGCAGCGCACGATCATCGAGGCGACGTCCCGTGCGCTGAACTACGCGTACCGCAAGGGCGTCACCTCGGTCGTCGCGCTGGGCAACCAGCACACCGACCTCGGGGCGCCGCAGCCGGACACGACCAGCCCGGACTACCCGAGCACCAGCACGCACCCGCGCACGATCGACAACGCGACCTGCCTGAACCTGCCGGTCGAGGGCCCGCACACGATCGGTGTCAGTGCGTTCGGGCCGTCGCAGGCGAAGGCGGACTACTCGAACTACGGCACCGAGCAGATCTCGGTGTCGGCGCCGGGTGGCTTCTTCCGCGACGGCTTCGGCACGCCGTGGTACCGCACGCTGCAGAACGAGATCCTCTCGACGTACCCGAAGAACGTGGGGGTGGCGGCCGGCAACATCGACGCCGACGGCAACATCACCCCCGCGGGTACGACCGCGGGTATCCAGAAGGCGACGGCGGCCGACGGCCGGGTCGGCTACTACCAGTGGCTGCAGGGCACGTCGATGGCGACGCCGCACGCGACCGGCGTCGCGGCGCTGATCGTTTCGCAGTACGGCAAGCCGTCGCACGGCGGTTTCGGCCTCTCGCCGGACGCGGTCCAGCGCGTGCTCGAGGGCTCGGCGTCGAAGATCGCCTGCCCGGTGCCGAGGACGGTGGACTACCTGAAGGAAGGCCGCGACGCGACGTTCACGGCGACGTGCGTGGGCGACCCGTCGTTCAACGGCTTCTACGGTCACGGCGCGGTCGACGCGTACTCCGCGGTGACCCACGGATCGCAGTACCTGAAGTAG
- a CDS encoding ABC transporter permease, translated as MTDPNLVGGGGADAAQLSRVDDSATGPHKPRSLWNDAWRQLRRKPAFVISAVIILVIVLIAIAPGLFSSREAGFSDLTHANEGPSADAWFGYDNQGYDVYARTIYGARASLLVGVFSTLLTVLFGSLVGILAGYYGRFVDSILSRFGDIFAGLPFVLGAIVILTTFNAPGSNPGAVTIIVQVVCSIAVLSWPVAMRIMRSATLVAKQLDYVKAARGLGASTPRIIFRHLLPNTLAPVLVYATIALGAFIGAEATLAYLGIGVRPPVISWGVMISDSRDYFRVDPHMLLFPGAFVTLTVLAFVMLGDGIRDALDPKSR; from the coding sequence ATGACTGACCCGAACCTGGTGGGCGGCGGCGGGGCCGACGCGGCGCAGCTGTCCCGCGTCGACGACTCCGCGACCGGCCCGCATAAACCGCGCAGCCTGTGGAACGACGCGTGGCGCCAGCTGCGGCGCAAGCCGGCGTTCGTCATCTCGGCCGTGATCATCCTGGTCATCGTGCTGATCGCGATCGCGCCCGGCCTGTTCAGCTCACGGGAAGCGGGCTTCAGCGATCTCACGCACGCCAACGAAGGCCCGTCCGCGGACGCCTGGTTCGGCTACGACAACCAGGGTTACGACGTCTACGCCCGCACCATCTACGGCGCCCGCGCGTCCCTGCTGGTCGGCGTCTTCTCGACGCTGCTGACCGTCCTCTTCGGATCGCTCGTCGGCATCCTGGCCGGCTACTACGGCCGGTTCGTCGACAGCATCCTGTCGCGGTTCGGCGACATCTTCGCCGGCCTGCCGTTCGTGCTCGGCGCGATCGTCATCCTCACGACGTTCAACGCGCCCGGCTCGAACCCCGGCGCGGTCACGATCATCGTGCAGGTGGTCTGTTCCATCGCCGTGCTGAGCTGGCCGGTGGCGATGCGCATCATGCGCTCGGCGACGCTGGTGGCCAAGCAGCTCGACTACGTCAAGGCCGCGCGCGGCCTCGGCGCGAGCACCCCGCGGATCATCTTCCGCCATCTGCTGCCGAACACGCTCGCGCCGGTGCTGGTGTACGCCACCATCGCGCTCGGCGCGTTCATCGGCGCCGAGGCGACGCTCGCCTACCTCGGCATCGGCGTGCGCCCGCCGGTGATCTCGTGGGGCGTGATGATCAGCGACTCGCGGGACTACTTCCGGGTCGACCCGCACATGCTGCTGTTCCCCGGTGCCTTCGTCACCCTGACCGTGCTGGCCTTCGTGATGCTGGGTGACGGCATCCGCGACGCGCTCGATCCGAAGTCGAGGTAG
- a CDS encoding ABC transporter ATP-binding protein: MSDNELLLEVEDLHVEFRTSDGVANVLNGVGYSVHAGETLAVLGESGSGKSVTAQTVMGILDMPPGVITAGAVRWRGEDLLTASDDRRREVRGSEIAMIFQDALSALNPVFTVGFQIEEQLRVRLGMSKKDAKKRAIELLDIVRIPAADRRIKDYPHQFSGGMRQRAMIAMSLALDPDLLIADEPTTALDVTVQAQIMDLLAEIQAERKMGLVLITHDLGVVAEVADRIAVMYAGRIVEQADVVELFRAPAHPYTAALMDSLPRLDLKGQTLETIKGLPPSLLDIPPGCPFHPRCKRAEARCSEEVPPPHGIGFGRTSACHFAEEVVNSRA, translated from the coding sequence TTGTCCGACAACGAACTCCTCCTCGAAGTCGAGGATCTGCACGTCGAGTTCCGCACCTCCGACGGCGTGGCGAACGTGCTCAACGGCGTCGGCTACTCGGTGCACGCCGGGGAGACGCTGGCGGTGCTGGGCGAGTCCGGCTCCGGCAAGAGCGTCACCGCGCAGACCGTGATGGGCATCCTCGACATGCCGCCCGGCGTGATCACCGCCGGCGCGGTGCGCTGGCGCGGCGAGGACCTGCTGACCGCGTCCGACGACCGCCGCCGCGAGGTTCGCGGCAGCGAGATCGCGATGATCTTCCAGGACGCGCTTTCGGCGTTGAACCCCGTCTTCACCGTCGGCTTCCAGATCGAAGAACAGCTGCGCGTCCGGCTCGGGATGTCCAAAAAGGACGCAAAGAAGCGCGCCATCGAGCTGCTCGACATCGTCCGCATCCCGGCCGCGGACCGGCGGATCAAGGACTACCCGCACCAGTTCTCCGGCGGGATGCGCCAGCGCGCGATGATCGCGATGTCCCTGGCCCTCGACCCGGACCTGCTGATCGCCGACGAGCCGACCACCGCCCTCGACGTCACCGTGCAGGCCCAGATCATGGACCTGCTGGCCGAGATCCAGGCCGAACGCAAGATGGGCCTGGTGCTGATCACCCACGACCTCGGGGTGGTCGCCGAGGTAGCCGACCGGATCGCGGTGATGTACGCGGGCCGGATCGTCGAGCAGGCCGACGTCGTCGAGCTGTTCCGCGCGCCGGCCCACCCCTACACCGCCGCGCTGATGGACTCCCTGCCCCGGCTCGACCTCAAGGGACAGACGCTGGAAACCATCAAGGGCCTGCCGCCGAGCCTGCTCGACATCCCGCCGGGCTGCCCGTTCCACCCGCGGTGCAAGCGCGCCGAAGCTCGGTGTTCCGAGGAAGTCCCGCCGCCACACGGGATCGGCTTCGGCCGGACCAGCGCGTGCCACTTCGCCGAAGAGGTGGTGAACTCCCGTGCCTGA